A genomic window from Gossypium hirsutum isolate 1008001.06 chromosome D10, Gossypium_hirsutum_v2.1, whole genome shotgun sequence includes:
- the LOC107914358 gene encoding GATA transcription factor 12, producing MEVGDFFVGGFYGGAAGNDFSPVKMMSTERKLPENFTVDDLLDFSNEDAIINDVFLENVAGNSTDSSTVTCNSSVSGGDNHLSPVNLPHSSQFSGELCVPYDELAELEWLSNFVEDSFSTDQNLQSSLQIFATSKSLIPESSSSSTRPDSLIQSPSNSNPIFQHETPLPGKARSKRSRVAPCDWSTRLLHLNPKSAAQKKRENPNANSELPVRKCLHCAAEKTPQWRTGPLGPKTLCNACGVRYKSGRLVPEYRPAASPTFVSAKHSNSHRKVLELRRQKEFQRAQHQQLMSQTSVFGISNGGCADDFLIHHHGGPNFSHMI from the exons ATGGAGGTGGGGGACTTCTTCGTCGGAGGTTTTTATGGCGGTGCTGCAGGCAATGATTTCTCGCCTGTGAAGATGATGTCCACAGAGCGAAAGCTCCCAGAGAATTTCACCGTCGACGATCTCCTCGACTTTTCTAATGAAGACGCCATTATAAATGACGTCTTTTTAGAAAATGTCGCCGGCAATTCCACCGACTCCTCCACTGTCACCTGCAATTCCTCCGTTTCCGGAGGCGATAACCACCTCTCTCCCGTTAATCTCCCTCACTCTTCTCAGTTCTCCGGGGAACTTTGCGTCCCG TATGATGAATTGGCTGAGCTTGAATGGCTCTCAAATTTTGTGGAGGACTCGTTCTCAACGGACCAGAATTTACAAAGCAGCCTCCAGATTTTCGCAACGTCAAAATCACTCATACCCGAATCCTCATCTTCCTCAACCCGACCCGATTCCTTAATCCAGAGCCCATCCAATTCCAACCCAATTTTCCAACACGAAACTCCGCTCCCGGGGAAGGCACGATCCAAGCGTTCAAGGGTGGCCCCATGCGATTGGTCCACCCGACTCCTCCACCTCAATCCGAAATCGGCGGCCCAGAAGAAAAGGGAGAACCCGAACGCCAATTCGGAGTTGCCAGTCCGGAAATGTTTACATTGTGCGGCGGAAAAGACGCCGCAATGGAGGACTGGGCCGTTGGGTCCGAAAACATTGTGTAATGCATGTGGGGTGAGGTACAAGTCGGGCCGATTGGTGCCGGAATACCGTCCCGCAGCGAGTCCGACATTTGTTTCGGCGAAGCATTCGAATTCTCATAGGAAAGTTTTGGAGCTTAGGAGACAAAAGGAGTTCCAAAGAGCACAGCATCAACAGCTGATGAGTCAAACTTCGGTTTTCGGCATATCCAACGGTGGTTGTGCTGATGATTTCTTGATCCACCATCATGGTGGGCCCAATTTTAGCCACATGATTTAG
- the LOC107913892 gene encoding nuclear pore complex protein NUP35, which produces MSTVVHRTPKSGRQSLFFQDLASPISARKGNFSSPGQAAAVSALWRDNFRGSDLPPPPMYTLEDRVDFSPESGALDYPISSEIKSDPRTPVRSSGRDFSTPATNKSRASTSFAVPKASSSEQDDKGKGSPVEGMAQPGALITLPPPRAVARPEIQRNSVPTANLDEEEWVTVYGFSPADTNLVLREFEKCGVILKHVPGPRDANWIHILYSKRSEAQRALGRNGMQINGVLMVGVKPVDQMQREALNERLNHQGFMTLTPASSRTSECNNFRPPRPYYLQNGNANARQSEGVMASPTKSLGNKVMEYLFGS; this is translated from the exons ATGAGCACTGTGGTTCATAGAACTCCAAAATCAGGAAGGCAGTCATTGTTTTTCCAAGACTTGGCATCACCAATCTCTGCCCGGAAAGGGAATTTCTCTAGTCCAGGTCAAGCAGCAGCCGTCTCGGCTTTATGGCGAGACAATTTCAGAGGCTCAGATCTTCCGCCTCCTCCTATGTACACCTTGGAGGACCGTGTGGATTTTTCACCTGAATCTGGAGCATTGGATTATCCTATATCTTCTGAAATCAAGTCAGATCCAAGAACTCCAGTCCGAAGTTCTGGACGTGACTTCTCTACTCCAGCAACGAACAAGTCAAGGGCTAGCACTTCATTTGCAGTACCCAAGGCAAGTAGTAGTGAGCAAGATGACAAGGGAAAGGGCTCTCCCGTTGAGGGCATGGCTCAGCCTGGTGCATTGATCACACTTCCACCTCCGAGGGCAGTTGCTAGGCCAGAGATACAGAGGAACTCCGTACCTACAGCAAATCTAGATGAGGAAGAATGGGTTACTGTTTATGG ATTTTCTCCTGCTGATACAAATTTAGTTTTGCGAGAGTTTGAAAAGTGTGGTGTGATATTGAAACATGTTCCTGGGCCAAGAGATGCTAACTGGATCCACATTCTTTATTCG AAACGATCCGAGGCTCAACGGGCTCTTGGCAGGAATGGAATGCAAATTAATGGAGTACTAATGGTTGGTGTGAAGCCAGTGGATCAAATGCAACGCGAGGCATTAAATGAAAGATTGAATCATCAGGGCTTCATGACTTTGACTCCGGCATCAAGTAGAACATCAGAGTGTAACAATTTCAGGCCACCTCGACCGTACTATCTTCAAAACGGCAATGCCAATGCACGACAGTCGGAAGGTGTTATGGCAAGCCCTACAAAATCACTAGGGAACAAAGTCATGGAGTACTTGTTTGGATCTTAG